TGCCGTTCGCTCGTTGTTACAAATCAAGTTTCTCTTCTGACACGATTCGCACGGACTTCTTCCATCACACCGCAGTTTCATCGCGGTGCACTGTTCAACCCAAAACTAAAGTCAGTTCCAATGGGAATGCTTTTACGTAATCAAGTCATGCACAAACCGATTGACAGGCATGTCGCCGCCTACCCCTCTGACCCGTCTCAGGAATTTCGCGATCTCCGCGCTTGGCGCAATCGGTGTAATGGACGCGGAGATTGTCACTAAATCCAAAAGGTTAGATTTCAAAGGTGGCATTGTAAATCGTCCTGGCTTTTCTAACCAGCGCGCGAATGAGGTATTGCAGAATATGCAGGAATAGGGTTTCTGGCCAGAATCTGTTGAGGTTCAGTGGGTGTGGCATGGGTAGCTGCAGGAAGGAGCACACATACGCCGCAAAGAGTGGCGTTTGAGGTGATCAATGCGCGTGAACGCACGCTGGCAGACATCACAGCGGAAATGCTTGTCTGTCGGCTTCATGGTGGACCAccggggaggagggggaatATCCGGGGTAAGGAAAGAGGAACGAGTCAGTGGGGGAAAGGGCGAGGTTTCGGTATTTCAGCGGGAAAGATGTACCTTTTTGGCTTTTTGTAGAGCCAATGGATACTTGACAATAATTACCAGATCAGTATGGTATGGTTAATGCCCTAAAATCCGTTAATCCGTTTCCCTGCGGATAATCCTTTTGACTCGATTTACTACTCCGGTGGTGATCTTTgttgggggaaaaaaaaaatacagcTATTTAACCACTAGGCCACATCTCAAACCATTTCTAATACTGGACTAGAGGGGGCTATTTCGTAGGTTGACAGTATTTGTGTGAATGGCGTTGACGGTTCACGCCACACAGTACATACACTGCGTACCCGGTATCGCCGCAACCTCTCCTCCGTGTATTTAGCGGGAGCAGAATTGAAGGAAGGAATTCATCAACCAGACCAGGCTTGTTTGCCAGACGCTGTTTCATAGCCTCTACAAACACCTCCTGTACTCCAAGATTGTGTGTCCGGCAAGGGATCATGCACAGATCGAAGCTCCAACTCGACCTCGATTTCCACTGTCAGCTGACGTGTGTTGGGTGTCAAGGCCATGTATGTACGTACACACCGTTGCAGAAATTCTGGGATATCTGATAGTCATGTCAAAAGGTTTGATGTGATCGGACGTAGAGGTGACTATTGAATTTTCTGTCCAAAGGGAGAGGAAACACAGCTTAgtcttttttctccttcGTTGTTCCAGTCCCTATCCACGCCTTTCAATTTGCTCACATCCAAACAGGAAAATCCATCTCTGCCTGCGCATCTTATAGTTGATGTGTGGCCAGGTAGCAAGGCGGGAACAATCCGACTCCCACTCGACCCATTACCGATGACTGTAACACATTTGCCGTACGATTGGGCAAGTATAAATGCAGCATAGTATGACAATTGTGACCAACTCTGTGATGATGATTCTCGTCTTATGAGACACTGTGAATCAACTCACCCTCAAAGTCCAGGGATATCTAGCCATTTCAAGTTGCTCAACCTTCCGGTCGCCTGAATCACGACATCACTTCAATCCACGCAGGTAAGCCTTTAAAACCATTGAATTTAGAATGATGAGGTTAGCGCCTAAACAGAATCCCTAGGTCAATTGAGAGACCTATTGTTCCATTTCGATTGCTCCTTATTCTAGATAGCTTCGGATATCTACTATCTCAATTTAATTCATTCTATGCCTTCCTCCTTCTCGATGATGCTTCTAATCCTGATGAATTTCTGGAACACTGGTGCAGAAATGTAGACCCCTCCTAGTCGGGCTTAAAAGTGGCTTGGTAGGTATAAGCTAGTATATCTACCAGACACAGGGCTGGTTGGACGGAAAACCCCATCTGGCAACCCTGTCGGTGTACCATAAGCGCACCCTGGATACTGATTTGCAAACCAGATCCCTCCGAGATCTGCATTTATCATATGCGAATACCGAAAATTGGGAATTTGCTGCATGAATCGAAAACATGCTAGATTCCCCGAATTACAAGTCCTCGTGAAGGGCTGAAGATGCTAACACCGGATGGCGAGAAAAGcctttattttttttaagcCATGAGAAAATTCTATATAATGAGTAGAAACTAGTTAAGTGTATGGTGTGACTAATAGGTCACTAGATTCTCGTTGGTGTTCGAGACATTTTTCCAAGTCGTTACAGCTTCGTCTTCTCAAAGATGCCTCGCCATCCTGCCTCAACATCGCATATTTAGTCCCCCTTCACAAGTGATTTATTGCTAACctcaaattttttttttaaaaaaaattttgatATGGCTCAAGCGAAGTCTATAGTTGAGAGTTCAGAGCGCCTTATTTATCTTGCGAATGATCGAACAAATCACCAAGCAGAAAAATTCTTGATTGCAACTACCACGCCTATTGAGAAACTGGTAGATTTTTTCCTTGTGGGCCGGCGGGTTGAGATGCAAATGCAGACCGTTCATTGAATTGAATCCCTTTTGGCACAGGTAGTACTCCCAGCTTGTCCCGTCTAAGGCGCGATCTGTGGCGTAGTAGCGTAAGCTCTGATTATTGTGCCTTTCGATCTGTTCGTTGGTGACAAGCCTCTTAGGATCGAGGTGATGGACCTCGCCGTAGATTTTCTCTCGGTTCCACTTGCCACCATTTGGACAGGTACCGTATTCGACGTGATGAGTGACGCCACTCGCAATGACAAAATGAGCCTTGCAAAAGGGGCACACGACATGAGCGCCCTGATCAACCTTTGATTTCAGGTGCTATCCGTAGACAATGCAGAGATAGATTCGTCAAAGCCTTACAGCCTTCCATGTGAAGTCGGTTGGGGTTGGCGGATATCCCCGTAATGACCCGGTTATCATACCTGATGAAGATAGGTCACATTCAAAAAGTGTCGCTGGCACTCCACGTAGTAGTTCTCATAGTGCCCCTGGGCCTCCATGTGCTGGTTAGCAGTTTCATCGGTATGAAACGCTCGGGAACAATTCCCGTAGGGAGCCATAGGCTCCCAATGACCCTTAACAACAATATGTTGATTGGAAACAGCTTGAGAAATGAAGGAAAGGTGCGTGTGTAGGTCTATCAATTGAAGGCTAGTGCCTAGTGATTAATCATATCTGTATGCTGCTTGCAGCTACTCTCAGTTTGGATCTGACGGTCTTAGGTTTCGCATTCCCCCCAACGGTTTTAAAAGTCCATGTGAGTATCGCACTCCGCTCGGCAGTGGGACCCGTAGCCATGGGCGACACATTCGTACATCTTGACTTTAAAACATGCAACCGCATGCGAGAAATGGAAAACAAAGGCTATGATATGAATCAGTTGACAGGAAGCACAAAAAATTGGAATTTTCTCACAAAGAAGGGAGAGGTGTGAGATAGAAGGAAATGAAGGACGCGGGCAGGCAGGTGTTGTTTGTCATATGTGAGATGCCATCTAAACCGTGCATACACTGTTTGGGGTTACCAGATCCTTCTCGGGGGTATCTATTTTGGATTGTATCTTTCTTGTTGTGCTTCTTGTTGCCTTGTTGATCTTGTTTTTGATTACTTTGGTACTTTCCAACTGGGTACACTCCTACACTTCGGCAGATGAAAAtcaatcatcttcttttttAGATTCATAATGATCAAAAATTTAGCATCTGAATAACATCTTTGAGAGCAACTTTGAGTTTCTATTGTCATTTGGCCCGTATCTCTAGATCCCGAGTGGATGCTTTTTATGCAAATGTGCTGCATCGAGATTCTGCTTTGGAATTTTCCCTGGACCATCGATCAACGCAAAGAAGACGAATTACGCCCCTAGTTATATAGCCCCGGTTCTAATCTCATATGGAGAAATGGAAAGTCGGAAGCTATTCTCACGTTATGATACTGTTTAGAGCCAAGCATTTGATAGTATCGTCTAGTGGAGCAAAACTACATTATAAATGTATAAATTGTTTCCATTCAAGGTAGATATGTAAGTTATAGAACAAGAGGCAAAAATGCAAGTTCATTGATCATTGCCCACGTTTCGGGTCCATCTCCACCAACTCCACGTCACTATTCCCTGTCGATCGAGCCTCATAATTCACCGAGTAGGTAATAGACTTGTTGATGTTGCTAGGCATTTTATTATAGTACTCAGCCATGTTAGATGGATCCGTACGGTTCGTTGATCCTCCCAGGAACCGGGGGAACCATCGGCCGACGAGAGCTCTGAACGCAGGCAAGCAGGCGCACATAACAGAAATCTGAGCTTCGATGACGGACCAATGCATGAGGGGGTATAGGCCGAGAGTTTCATTGATCCCCCAACGGTTAGTCCAGAAGACGATGACACGGATGATTGCGATGACCGTTAGACTGTGAGATTGGTTAGTGACACTcggaaatgaaaaaaaagaggccaGGTTAGCGAATACGTACACAGAGCCCACGATAAACATCGACGCCACAGCTAGCTTCTTTCGCAGAGGCAACTGCAACTTGATCACCTCATATACCGGCATGATGATCAGTATACAGTCGACAAAGATGTTCACCAGGCAGTTAACAAGAACCGCGTCGATAAAATTGATGCAATGTCCAGGTTCCTCGTGCATCCAACCGATCCATGTCAGGCGTGTCGGCCAGCAGCGGAAGGCATCCACCGAGGCCCAAGTGATACCGATCGCAGCGTTAGCAGCGATGAGGCCGTATGCTAAATAGCGGAATGTGCGTGCTTGGAAGATGCGGAGTAGGAAGAGGCAGACGGATATCTTTGCGAGGGAGATTTGAAACTTATACATAACGGCCATAGCTTGGAAATACTGCTCTTGTTAGATTAGAACTGAGCCTTTGAGAGAAGACCGAACCTGGTAGAACTTGGTGATTGAGGGAAATGGGACGTCCCAGATATTTCGACCGAAGCCATTGCGGATCACTAGTTTGTCAGTTCTTCTTTCTTGTGAAATCAAGAATCAGAAGTGCCATCTTACTATAAATGTCCAGAACATATATGGCGGCTCCTATGATCTGCAAGGATGTTAACACTGCGCGGGAAAAGACCAAGAAGTGACACTGACATAGGAGGCAATTATTGTATAGTCATCCAATCCCCACCCGCCAGCGAGGCCGCTGCTCTTGGCGATCATTCtcatgacgaagaagaaagtGGCAAGAATAAAAGGAATAAGAGTCGAGGCCTTGACCACTTTAGGGCCTCTGCGTGGTGGTATACCACATTCTTGTTCGTATAGACGTTTCGTAGCTAGCAGAATTAGAGTAGGCTTGGTAGACCAATCTTGACAGAGACGCACTAAAGAATTCTTTCGTAGTGCAGTTACTTTCAGCACAATCTAACAGGGCTGTGGGATGAGAGTCACTAGCACAGAAGCACGTTGCGTTGTTGCTCAAGGAGCAATTGGAGAATAACTGATTGTCACAAGTGATCTAGCACATTTCCATTAGCAATAAGTACAGCCGCATTAGGAGATGCACGTACTGTGCAAGACGGGAAGGCAGTTATATTCGACTCTGCTCCATGAATCTCCACTATAAGCAGAGCCAGAAGAGCGAAAAGGAACCGGTGACCTCTCATGTTGGCAACAAATGTGTTCAAAAGAACAACATTGGGAGGCAAATAAGGGGGAAGAACTTTTCTACTGGGCAGTAGTGGGTTTTGTTCTATTTTTGATACGAACGTTCCTCAGGGAGTGGCGTCTACACTCCTTGAACATTAAGCTTATCTATTTTGCACGTGGCGTTGGGAATATTTTCTACCTAAATCTACATGGCaaagagaagcagtcaaTCGTGATTGGGCCACTAAACAAGGAAATCATTCACTCTTAAAGTTGGTTCAAGTGAAACAGGATCAGGGCTGATACTGGTGCTCCGGTGAAAGAAAGCCGAACcgggtacggagtaccttTTCCAGTATCTTCCTATATTGGGTTCTGGGACCAGAGACCACGCGACAACACCCATGGAGTTGCAAGAAACAGGTTGATTGTCCCCAGTTAGAACCGTGGTTAGAAAATGCCCAGATGGTTTTGAAAGTCACAAGTCGAACAGAGGTAGATTTTCTCCTCGCCAAGAGACCCGACAGACTCCAGACCTTGATAGATCGGCACCCTCATTCGGCGAAGGACAAATAGGATGAAGATCAACCCTTTTAAAATGAAATTACCAGGTTTTGTGATTTAAACCTTCGCTTGAATTACGTACGAATGTTGCATTGTGTTGAAAACGCTAATAACAATCctcgtacggagtacggagcacacgGTACATCGATGAACTCCGCACCAACATCCAGCATACTCCACGCTGCAATCTTCATTGCTCAGTGATGGTAATGCACAATACACAGTGGATGCTCGGGGTCCAGTGCTATGAGATGTTTGGCATTGTGTTAGAAGCATGGCCAGGCGTGGCCACTGCTCAAGGAGGGGCGCTAGATCCAAAATGCTCCACTAGTCCATATCGGATCAAAGGATCGACTTTTCGCAGAATAGTGCCAAGCCCATGCCAATACCGAGTTGGTATGGGTGGGCTTGGCACCACTATGCCTCATTTTCCACATGAGAAGCACAAAATGTAAGCTGTACAAAGCTGTACATGATCATTCTCATTGAATGGCTTTGAcgggaagagagaaaattGCGGCAAATACAATTAATTTAAAACACGCTTGTTGAAAGTATGAAAGTATCGGGTCTCGGCTAAAGGCAAGGTAACTGATCCTATTCTAACTCCactttgtacggagtaactATGCTGTACATATGTACATAAGCCGATCCTGAAAAAAGGAGAGTGTGGAGATTCATGTCATCCTGTGTCGAATTTCGACTGTACAGACTTGACGGGATCTGGGGCGCATTGCACGCCGAATAGAGCCGACATCCGATGCCAAGCCTCCTAGTTCATTCCCTGTCTTCGAAGCCGAGCCGACTGTTGAGCCGCAAGGTTCCGTTGCCTAGTTTTAGAGATCTTGGACTCTTCTGCCGGGATAGATCGTTTATGTTCACGGGTCAGTTGTTCAGCACACTCAGTTTGAGCGTTTGTAAGTCAACGCAAGTGTACAAAAAATCATTTGCAAAATTCAGGTTGCTTGAAAATACGCCAAACTTTCGATCGTTGTTTCAACCTCGGTACGAGACACCGGCAGTGTTTAGCGCGAGAGGGGCACCCCTTTTATTAGGCCGCGTTAACAACGCCCAAGTGGTGAGGAAGCACCCGTGGCATAAACTCAAATTCTGAATTATACATGTTGTgcgcctatgttgtataaaGGAGATTCTTCAAGCAAGGCTTTACGTGCAACTTTGCCATCACCAAACGTCTTTGTGCAGGATCGGTCTAGCGGATCGTAGCGGATTAGCCAAAAATCACGGCACCCATCACCCGTGTTTAAGCGCGTGCGTAATCAATAACAGTGGGCATCAACGGGAGCGTCGGCTAGCGAGCGGTGAATTGACAATAATACGAACTTTTGCCTAGTTTTGAACCATCGGTTCCATTCGTGGCTGTACAGCGTAGCCCACACCCTTATAAAGCCCTTGTGGACACGAGTAATATTGTAGGAAGCACCGGATTTCGGTAGCTGGTGGGCGACCATCCCCCTTGAAGACTTGAGAAAAGGAGTTGGATTAGCAAAGAAGGTTGGATAGGCAAGCGCCGCTAGTAGAAGAGGCGCTTTTTCAGCATGCAGAAATGCAGAAATCGTAGAGAAATGGACGTCCTAAGTTCTCAGCCTTTGATCTGGTCGCAATCTTAGAAATTGAAGTTGCTTGACCATGGGATTTTAGCTTTGATGGTTAATTCTGCCACTACTATCCTCGTGATGATTTCATGTTTACGTCGCATTTTACAATTAAACGCTAGCATTTCAGAGAGCCAGTTGGAACCTCCGTTAGTAACTTGGTTGTAATGTGCGCTATAGGTTTTCGAAAAGCAATGTCAAATGTGAGGGCGAAGATACGGTTTTAAACTTGACCTGCATCGTCACTCTAAACTCCGTGGGCTAGATGACAAAGGATTCTGAAACCGGCAGTAGCATCCTGAGACAAAGACCCCGCGATTGGAGGGGATCGAGAGGAAATCCTTGGCAACAGTCGTGACCTGATAAATCCTCGAATCCTTCCTACGTAAAGATGGTATTCCAAAAAGCCAACAGCCGATTCTTGGCGTCGATCAGATCGTGGCAATCTCTCAGCCCACAATGCAACTTGGGCTAGCCCTATACAAGGCGCTGGCTATATCAAGCACGGGCTACCGAGATAATGATAGTGGGCTCAGTAATGTCATGATAATTGTAGGGAAACCAATTGCGCACAGTGATGAGGGTTCTCTGTCCGGAACACACTTCGTCTGACACTTTTTGGCCTGGAATTCTCTAGTCAGGTACTCTTCACTTCCCTCCAGAAAATGTCTGTCGATGGAGATTCTGTCGATCTTTGTGCACTTGCAATTTTGATGTTTACTCTTGCCCAAATACTCATTCTTTCTAGTGAACAACTTGTAAATGGGCTTATATAGAACTTGAAATACACAGCGCTAGCAAAGACTAGCGTGTTTGTCGTTGAGCCACAAGGACAGGATTTGGACTAGGTAGATCAAGCCTTGATTCGATCGCACTGCAAAACATGTCCATTTGAGCACAGTTTCAGGTTCTTTAAGGTGTAAAAATCGAAATCTAAAAAAAGGATTTCAGGCTCAAGTATTCCGGGAGCAAGAACGTTCTTTAATGAAATAAAGAGGCCCGAGGGGAAATGGTAGGGGCCTGGGGGCTGCATGTGAGGGCTTGTCCATGCAAGCGCTGGCTTTGCTGACCGAAGCAAATCCCGTACCTAATAGCATGTTGAATGTTCCACTACAGATGAGCTGAAGAGAGGCGTTTATTCTTTTACCTAGTAGTGGTCAGAGTTACGAGAGGGGTCTTTGGAAAGATCAAAAGATCCATTTGGTAGAGAAATCCTGCACCTTTCTTTTAGCAGTTAATATAGCCCTTGAATCTCCACAGGTAGATACCCAATAAGGGACTTATTCACATGAATCACCAACCCAGTAAAAGCTACAGGCGAGACTCTTCCAATAAAAAAAGGAGCTATAAAAGATCCATTGTGGAGTGTGCTCAGCCCAACAGCCTTCCCAATACTACTCATCCTAGTCCAAGGCCTGGctttgaatttgaatttctttgtcttctggTCTATCCCTCAATTTTTGCTCTCGTCCACGTCTTCTTCGACTGTGCAAAATTCCAAATCACTAGATTGCGGTGTGCATGCTGTGTTGACGGACCGTCAGCCCTCCCCTGCACATGATGCTTGTGAGCCAACTTGCCTGGCTGCTGATATGGCTAGCTGTGGTGACCATGACAGTGACTGCCTACTCTTCCACAGCTGAAACTATCACTACTACATCCTCCTCGGCCGCTATCACAACCCATACAATCCAAGTGGGACCCAAATCAAATCCGCATCAATTTGTTCCACCCAATATAACGGCCAATGTGGGCGATGTCGTCGTCTTTGATTTTTACCCAACCAACCATTCCGTCGTAAAAGCAGATTATCTCGCTCCTTGTGTTCCAGCAAACGGAAACATCTTTTACTCGGGGGCCTTTGTGAATTTCAATGAGCAAGATGGGCAACTTGTCGGACCAGTGAGTGCACCAAATTTGCGATGCAAAGAAGCCAATCAAAACCACATGGCTAATACATTCAATGTAGCCCCCATCGTGGTCCTTGCGAGTCAATGATACCAAGGCATGTGTCTAGTCAAACTGCATGTCCACGCCTTTGGACTGAAGCTAACAACGGTTTGATGAAGCCTACTTTCTTCTATTGCACTGCAATAGATTCATGTTTAGTGAACGGGATGGTCGGAGTGATCAATGCCGTATGATAGTCAGTTCCTCTCGAGTATGCATTCGGGTTGGCTGACGAACCCACAGAACGCAACTGAGTCATGGGAAACACAATACTCAAAAGCTCTAAAATACCCTTATATGCTAGTCCCGGGTCAGCCCATGCCCGCCGAAGGCGACGGTAGCGGCTCCAGCAGTGGCAATACAAGCGGCGATACAAGCGGCGATGACAACTCTTCTAGCAGTAAGCATGGGCTTAGCACGGGGGCTATTGCAGGTATCGCCGTTGCAGGTGTGGTCTTCGTGGCCATATTGCTGGCATTGTTTTTCGTTCTCGGCCGCAACCGCGTTTATTCGCAGTGGATGTCCTCGGAAGATGGGCGCACAGAACGAACCGCACGCTGGGCAATGTTCAACCACGGCGAGCCACACGGCACCGGAAAAAGTGAGGCGGGAAGCACTGACCCTCCTCACAAAGCAACCCATAGCGATGCCACCGCTGTCTGTACTCCAGATCCGAATCTGCGCACATTTTCCCCTGCGGTGATAGTTACCTCCGGTGCCGGTTCCCCGTCAACGCAGCAGCCCCACTGGAGCTGGAATGAGCCTCCTCAACGTGCCCGTGCAAGCGCGATAGCTACAGAGCTGGAGGGTCATCCTATTATCTGGGAGGTACCAGGCAGCACTCCAGAGTATCGCTTTTGAGCTGGTTCCAAAGTTCTAGAGATACGGACTGGGTGAGGAGTGTCGAGTCGAGCCGGGCCTCGATGGGGTCTTTATCTCTTTTGAGGATTGTGGTGTTTGTGTTCGATGGTAATCCTTCCATACGCATGATGATCTGCGTTTTCTATGTATGTAATTGATGATACCTGTGTTTACTGCATGTCATCTTAAGTTATCTTAATTTGTTAGCTCGTCAATTCCTGGAGGGGTAAATTTATAACAAATCCTTCGCCCCCCAGATCTCCCATATCGCTCGGCCTCGTAGCGAGATAGGTGGAAGAAGGGAGTAAGTGTGATTGGGTATTAAATGTACTAGATGGCTACGTTTAACAATCCAAACACATAGATTGACCATTTCATGGGCCAGAAGGGGCGAGAAAGTCACGTAAAGAATGGAACCTGGATCGTACAGACGAATTTCGGAGCCAGCCAAATTTACCAAAGAAAAGAGGTCTGCAGGGGGGATCACTAAAAATGAGAGATGAAATATTAGAAGTGCAATGACAGTGGTGTTGGACATGAACTAAATAGCCACCTAACTAGTTGTACAGCAAGCGTCAAACCTCGGTCCTTCGTGGCCAAGAAAAAACATCATACGTTAGTTTAACCAACATTCAACAGTGTACAGCAGGACTGACAGTTGGGCAACTTAACAGCCGAGGCTTGATCTTAGGACGCCCCGATTGGTCATGTTCAACTACAGAAGAGCGCGCAACCGCACACAATTAACGCGTTGGGATCGTGGACGGATGATGTGCAGTGATATATAACCACCAGCAAAGAGGCCAAGATCCGATAAAGAGTACACAAGAGCACCCCGGCAAATTAGAAAATCGCTGATGGTAGTCGGATTgaacataaaaaaaaagaatattATTCAAAATGATATCATATGTAAGACAGGCTCCATAACAGGGAATCGCTTTTATATTTCAGACAGGACCCgagaccaagaagaagaaaaccaaGAAAAGACTTTACTCTACAGCATCGGTGATACAGCCCAGGCTGGCATTCTGGACGGTTCTGGCATATTTGCCGAGAGTACCACGCATGGTGAGACCAGTCGCAGGGAGGTCACCGGCAGCCTTGCGAGCTTCCCACTTCTGCTTGCGGTCGGCAAATTCCGCATCGGAGAGTTCCACGTCGAGAATGCGCTTGTCGGCGTCGATGGTGATGATGTCACCGTCATTGACGAGACCGATGGGACCACCAACAGCAGCCTCAGGGACAATGTGACCGATCAAGAAACCGTGAGAACCACCGGAGAAACGACCGTCAGTGATGAGGGCACAGGAGTTGCCGAGGCCGTACCCCATGAGGGCACTGGAGGGCTTGAGCATTTCTACAAGGTTATTAGCATTATGGTCAGTCCTCATGTCGATTTTTTGCACATACCAGGCATTCCAGGGCCACCCTTGGGGCCGCAGTAGCGAATAACGACAACGgtcttctcctccttcttaATTTCTCCGCGCTCCAGAGCGGCGATGAAATCGTCTTCACGATCGAACACACGAGCCTTTCCGGTGAAGGTCATGCCCTCCTTGCCGGTGATCTTACCGACACTGCCACCGGGGGCCAAAGAGCCACGGAGGATTTGAATGTGACCAGTCTTTTTAATAGGGTTGGAGAGGGGGCGGATAATCTTTTGGTCCTCGGGGAAGCCAGGAAGCTTCTCCAGGTTCTGAGCCATGGTCTCACCAGTAACGGTCATACCAGATCCATCGATGAGACCCTCCTTGAGGAGCAGCTTCAGGAGTGCCGGGGTACCTCCGATGGCGTGCATATCAGCCATGACGTACTTGCCGGAGGGCTTAAGATCAGCCAGGAAGGGAATCCGGTCGGACACGGCCTGGAAGTCATCAATGGTGAGCTTGATGCCGACTGAGTCAGCGATGGCAATCAAGTGCAGCACAGCGTTGGTAGAGCCGCCAGTGATGTTGACAACGACCATGGCGTTCTCAAAGGCCTGACGAGTGAGAATGTCGCGAGGACGAATGTCCTCGGCAAGCAGCCTTTTGATCGCACCTCCAGCCGCAAGACACTCCAGGTACTTGGCCTGGGAGTTGGCCGGGTTAGAAGATGAACCCGGAAGGGTCATGCCCATGGTCTCAATGGCGGAAGCCATGGTGTTGGCAGTGTACATACCACCACAAGCTCCCTCACCAGGGCAGGCGTGACGGATGACGTCAAAGCGCTGTGGCTCGGTAATCTCCTTGGTGAGGAATTGACCATAGGCCTGGAAAGCAGATACAATATCGATATCGGCGTTGTTCTGGGTAGCAGCGCAGCCGGGCTTGATGGTTCCACCGTACACCATCAGACTGGGGCGGTTGACACGGCCCATAGCCATCAGAACACCAGGCATGTTCTTGTCACAACCGGGAATACTGATGTTGGCATCATACCACTGTCCACCCATCACGGTCTCGACAGAATCGGCAATAAGGTCACGACTCTGCAAAGAATAACGCATGCCGGGGGTGCCCATACTGATTCCATCACTGACACCGACGGTGTTGAACTGGAAGCCAATCAAGTTCTGATCTTGGACACCCTGGCGGACCTTGTTGCTGAGGTCAAGCAAATGCATGTTGCAAGGGTTACCATTGAACCAAACTGACGAAATTCCGACCTGCGCCTTGTTCATGTCCGCCTCTTTCAACCCAACCGCGTACAGCATTGCCTGGGAAGCACCCTGTGACTTGGGTTGGGTGATAGTGCTGGAGATCTTGTTGAGGCCCTTGTCATTCTGGAAGCGAGGGAGAGTGGTTGAGAGAGCCCGACTACAGGGAAAAATGAAGTTAGAAACGAGACAAGCAATTGACGCAACGCAATTGAGTCAACTTACACAGGGTTGGACTTGGATAAGCCCCGGAGAGCGGCGGGCACGCGGGCCCGAGTTTGAGGAAGCATGATGAAATGGATGAGGCTATCCAAAAACTACCAAATAGAGTAACACAATTGAAAGTCTGGAGAAGAGAGGGGGGACAAGAATTAAAAGGCGGAAGCTCAAGGGAGTGGGTCCGCCGCTCCGACAATTGCACCGGAGAA
Above is a genomic segment from Penicillium digitatum chromosome 3, complete sequence containing:
- a CDS encoding Extracellular membrane protein, CFEM domain — protein: MRGHRFLFALLALLIVEIHGAESNITAFPSCTITCDNQLFSNCSLSNNATCFCASDSHPTALLDCAESNCTTKEFFTTKRLYEQECGIPPRRGPKVVKASTLIPFILATFFFVMRMIAKSSGLAGGWGLDDYTIIASYIIGAAIYVLDIYMIRNGFGRNIWDVPFPSITKFYQYFQAMAVMYKFQISLAKISVCLFLLRIFQARTFRYLAYGLIAANAAIGITWASVDAFRCWPTRLTWIGWMHEEPGHCINFIDAVLVNCLVNIFVDCILIIMPVYEVIKLQLPLRKKLAVASMFIVGSVLTVIAIIRVIVFWTNRWGINETLGLYPLMHWSVIEAQISVMCACLPAFRALVGRWFPRFLGGSTNRTDPSNMAEYYNKMPSNINKSITYSVNYEARSTGNSDVELVEMDPKRGQ
- a CDS encoding Cupredoxin encodes the protein MLVSQLAWLLIWLAVVTMTVTAYSSTAETITTTSSSAAITTHTIQVGPKSNPHQFVPPNITANVGDVVVFDFYPTNHSVVKADYLAPCVPANGNIFYSGAFVNFNEQDGQLVGPPPSWSLRVNDTKPTFFYCTAIDSCLVNGMVGVINANATESWETQYSKALKYPYMLVPGQPMPAEGDGSGSSSGNTSGDTSGDDNSSSSKHGLSTGAIAGIAVAGVVFVAILLALFFVLGRNRVYSQWMSSEDGRTERTARWAMFNHGEPHGTGKSEAGSTDPPHKATHSDATAVCTPDPNLRTFSPAVIVTSGAGSPSTQQPHWSWNEPPQRARASAIATELEGHPIIWEVPGSTPEYRF
- a CDS encoding Aconitase/3-isopropylmalate dehydratase, swivel, which translates into the protein MLPQTRARVPAALRGLSKSNPVRALSTTLPRFQNDKGLNKISSTITQPKSQGASQAMLYAVGLKEADMNKAQVGISSVWFNGNPCNMHLLDLSNKVRQGVQDQNLIGFQFNTVGVSDGISMGTPGMRYSLQSRDLIADSVETVMGGQWYDANISIPGCDKNMPGVLMAMGRVNRPSLMVYGGTIKPGCAATQNNADIDIVSAFQAYGQFLTKEITEPQRFDVIRHACPGEGACGGMYTANTMASAIETMGMTLPGSSSNPANSQAKYLECLAAGGAIKRLLAEDIRPRDILTRQAFENAMVVVNITGGSTNAVLHLIAIADSVGIKLTIDDFQAVSDRIPFLADLKPSGKYVMADMHAIGGTPALLKLLLKEGLIDGSGMTVTGETMAQNLEKLPGFPEDQKIIRPLSNPIKKTGHIQILRGSLAPGGSVGKITGKEGMTFTGKARVFDREDDFIAALERGEIKKEEKTVVVIRYCGPKGGPGMPEMLKPSSALMGYGLGNSCALITDGRFSGGSHGFLIGHIVPEAAVGGPIGLVNDGDIITIDADKRILDVELSDAEFADRKQKWEARKAAGDLPATGLTMRGTLGKYARTVQNASLGFEHDQSGRPKIKPRLLSCPTDRGLTLAVQL